A window of Methanobacterium formicicum DSM 3637 contains these coding sequences:
- a CDS encoding DUF1616 domain-containing protein, translated as MKLSSQKDLLLIIILSIAVLIMSWLKLIKGYPLSLLPTILVLFLPGYALITAIWPSDEKMGWTLRLGLGFVLGLVFILFLPLILNSLKWTALTGSLNQILLIVTIVFSLIAMARRKEPTDELEPLRRDPQLTLEESIERATLMRQKAEAEANEYEDHYEGDGEYYEDEYYEEEPPEGEEPFQDEEEIPDEYYSEYDEGLEDETQGEPEEEPGEEQWKEPSKEFEEEPGDEFGEAPDIEPRKYQDLKNEKPIQYERIKDKYPLDEDESYPDEEYVPDYHEASQDEEDHSEQPRGVPFRVKEPVKTSPTDYESEMDKPVWGEEPTHKKPGFRNWDLVMILFLSGISLLFLYFNPLKTTTTSIVFFILLLFILGYAGLTIIFPDKSRTSSRNLLIASTIIAIILFILSFLAWNMHLLPAVPKYVVTIMFVASIILVAGAFLRKWYLPSSKEEVPEEISHYPDEGLEDREKEAEKTEEVTPSPEAKEETLRKLQAISTPVKTDKTVSSEDTPKSGSIVDTNKAGIVDEKDVKKTPPTVKPRNYHLDIILVVAITLLTVAFVLIPPLNKTFVRTILGILLVLFIPGYSLIAALFPKWGDLDGIERAALSFGLSIAVTPLIGLALNYTPWGIRLDPILISLTIFTLAMCVIAFLRRRSLPEEKRFFVPFGSFAKDIKGSFKGESKTERILSIILIISIILAISTTVYIIVKPKQGETFTEFYILGSNGTASNYPTNLTTGQNGSMIIGVVNHEYTTTDYLLVVKVNNTILKNQTLTLTNGQKVEIPYNFTAGSTGQKKLEFLLYKLPDNETAYRSLHLWMNVT; from the coding sequence ATGAAACTCTCATCACAGAAAGACCTTTTACTCATTATCATCCTCAGCATAGCAGTTCTAATAATGAGCTGGCTCAAGCTGATTAAAGGATATCCATTATCACTATTACCAACGATTTTAGTTTTATTCTTACCAGGATACGCCCTGATTACGGCAATCTGGCCCAGTGATGAGAAAATGGGCTGGACACTCCGATTAGGTCTGGGCTTTGTTCTGGGACTGGTTTTCATCCTCTTTTTACCACTGATACTCAACAGCCTCAAGTGGACTGCACTTACAGGGTCCCTTAATCAGATACTCCTCATAGTGACTATTGTGTTCTCCCTGATTGCCATGGCCCGAAGGAAAGAACCCACAGATGAACTGGAACCTCTCCGCAGGGATCCCCAGCTCACACTGGAGGAATCCATTGAGCGTGCTACTTTAATGCGGCAGAAAGCAGAGGCAGAAGCCAATGAATATGAAGATCACTACGAAGGTGATGGGGAATATTATGAGGATGAATACTATGAAGAAGAACCCCCTGAAGGGGAAGAACCATTCCAGGATGAAGAAGAAATCCCCGATGAATATTATTCTGAATATGATGAAGGTTTAGAGGATGAAACCCAAGGGGAACCTGAGGAAGAACCAGGAGAAGAACAATGGAAAGAACCATCTAAGGAATTTGAAGAAGAGCCGGGAGATGAATTTGGGGAAGCCCCTGATATAGAACCTCGAAAATATCAGGATTTGAAGAATGAAAAACCCATCCAGTATGAGAGAATTAAGGATAAATATCCTTTGGATGAAGATGAATCATATCCAGATGAGGAATACGTCCCAGATTACCATGAAGCTTCCCAAGACGAGGAAGATCATTCTGAACAACCACGAGGTGTTCCCTTCCGAGTAAAAGAACCAGTTAAAACCTCACCCACAGATTATGAATCGGAAATGGATAAACCAGTGTGGGGAGAAGAACCAACCCATAAGAAACCTGGTTTTCGAAACTGGGATCTGGTTATGATCCTCTTTTTAAGTGGAATTTCACTCCTGTTCCTGTATTTCAATCCATTAAAAACCACAACCACTTCAATTGTTTTCTTTATCTTACTCCTGTTTATCTTAGGTTATGCAGGGCTAACCATCATCTTCCCTGATAAATCCAGGACCAGTTCAAGGAATCTCCTCATTGCCAGTACAATTATTGCAATTATCTTATTCATCCTATCTTTCCTGGCATGGAACATGCACCTATTACCAGCTGTACCCAAGTACGTGGTAACCATAATGTTCGTGGCCTCCATAATACTGGTGGCAGGGGCATTCTTAAGGAAATGGTACTTACCAAGTAGTAAAGAAGAAGTACCGGAAGAGATTTCCCATTATCCTGATGAAGGCCTTGAAGACAGAGAGAAAGAAGCTGAAAAAACAGAAGAGGTAACTCCTTCCCCGGAAGCCAAGGAAGAAACCCTGAGAAAATTACAGGCCATCAGCACTCCTGTGAAAACAGATAAAACAGTAAGTAGTGAGGATACACCTAAAAGTGGAAGTATTGTAGATACAAATAAAGCGGGAATTGTTGATGAAAAAGATGTTAAAAAAACACCTCCAACAGTTAAACCACGTAACTACCATCTGGACATCATCCTAGTGGTGGCCATCACCCTCCTCACAGTGGCCTTCGTACTCATACCACCACTCAATAAGACATTCGTGAGGACTATCCTTGGAATTTTACTGGTTTTATTCATTCCAGGTTATTCACTCATCGCAGCTCTTTTCCCTAAATGGGGTGACCTTGATGGTATTGAAAGGGCGGCGTTAAGTTTTGGTTTAAGCATTGCAGTAACACCTCTCATTGGCCTGGCCCTTAACTACACCCCCTGGGGCATTCGACTGGATCCTATACTCATCAGCCTTACCATTTTCACACTGGCCATGTGTGTAATCGCCTTTTTAAGGCGGAGAAGTTTACCAGAAGAAAAACGGTTCTTTGTACCTTTCGGTAGTTTTGCAAAGGATATTAAAGGTTCATTTAAGGGAGAGTCAAAAACAGAGAGGATACTGTCCATCATACTCATCATCAGTATCATCCTGGCTATTTCCACCACTGTTTACATCATAGTGAAACCAAAGCAGGGTGAAACATTCACCGAATTCTACATATTAGGATCAAACGGTACTGCCAGTAACTACCCCACTAACCTCACCACTGGCCAGAACGGTTCCATGATTATTGGCGTGGTAAATCATGAATACACCACCACGGACTATCTTTTAGTGGTGAAAGTGAATAATACCATCCTTAAAAACCAGACACTAACCTTAACCAATGGCCAGAAGGTGGAGATAC